From the genome of Atribacterota bacterium, one region includes:
- a CDS encoding MraY family glycosyltransferase gives MFFTKVILTAFFISYIITPFIARLGKKQNFVDKPGYRKIHSDAIPNLGGLVIFFGFLFSILLFVSFPEQVRALIAGSIIILLLGIVDDIADLKPLKKFVIQMMPALLFIAYHNDLIIQFIIQKLSFLNIMGYLLYPILLLWIVGITNSINLIDGLDGLASGISVISLFAFLMLGFLVDKSFQVYNLLNAALLGSIIAFFRYNFYPAQIFLGDSGSTFSGFLIASTSSLWVIYSEKVIFFIIPVIILALPIIDTFFAIWRRYRSHKPIFQADQGHLHHRLLKRGISHRNVVLILMSISFICSIIALSIAWFI, from the coding sequence GTGTTTTTTACCAAAGTAATATTGACTGCCTTTTTTATTTCTTATATTATTACTCCTTTTATTGCTCGGTTAGGGAAAAAGCAAAATTTTGTAGATAAACCCGGATATCGCAAAATACATAGTGATGCTATTCCCAATCTTGGGGGACTGGTTATTTTTTTTGGTTTTCTATTTAGTATACTATTATTTGTATCTTTTCCAGAGCAAGTAAGGGCATTGATTGCAGGAAGTATTATCATTCTATTGTTAGGTATTGTGGACGATATTGCTGATTTAAAACCCCTGAAAAAATTTGTAATTCAAATGATGCCAGCTCTATTATTTATTGCTTATCATAATGATCTAATTATCCAGTTTATAATTCAAAAATTATCCTTTTTAAATATCATGGGATATCTATTATATCCTATATTGTTATTATGGATTGTTGGGATTACTAATTCAATTAATCTAATTGACGGATTAGATGGCCTGGCTTCCGGAATATCGGTGATTTCCTTATTTGCTTTTTTAATGTTAGGGTTTTTAGTTGATAAAAGCTTTCAAGTATATAACCTTCTAAATGCAGCACTTTTGGGTAGTATTATTGCTTTTTTTCGTTATAATTTCTATCCAGCCCAGATATTTTTAGGAGATTCTGGAAGTACATTTTCGGGATTCCTTATAGCTTCTACCTCTTCATTATGGGTAATTTACTCAGAGAAGGTAATATTTTTTATAATTCCAGTTATTATTTTAGCCTTACCTATAATTGATACTTTTTTTGCTATATGGCGCAGATACAGAAGCCATAAGCCCATTTTTCAAGCAGACCAAGGTCATTTGCACCACCGATTGTTAAAGAGAGGAATTTCTCATCGTAATGTTGTTTTAATTCTAATGTCTATAAGTTTTATTTGTAGTATAATTGCTTTAAGTATTGCCTGGTTTATTTAA
- a CDS encoding amidohydrolase family protein, translated as MVKKEKIFKKSNHYKKKFFDILFYTISVIVIIVLLFIGLRQRGLLPISWIDNSPSSQIANISEAVKNRRDNFHIINAHEHVQNEKNIPLLQKAMEDCQIKKMVLLGTSDFTFFLNPDYGFTGYEENNEFIIKLSQEYPDKFAALVTLDPCDENKMVKLKNYIKNGVAGVKLYNGHGSFYDLFFQMSLIDSGMMEIYAYCEQEHIPILYHINIGRFSTEFEHILQEFPQLTIIAPHFMLSTSNLTRLDYFMREYPQLYLDISFGYPDFLVAGFGRISNNYSAFHDFMVTYKDRITYGTDLVITTYRAKNRAFIDDVHLAYMDLLEKEDFILPSSIYNMMSKDARNNVDTSRVYRGLNLDDETLRMIYHDNAERLFFSK; from the coding sequence CACTATAAAAAAAAGTTTTTTGATATTCTTTTCTATACTATTAGTGTCATTGTTATCATAGTATTATTGTTTATCGGATTAAGACAGAGAGGCTTATTACCAATATCATGGATTGATAATAGTCCGTCTAGCCAAATCGCAAATATATCAGAAGCAGTTAAGAATAGAAGAGATAATTTTCATATTATCAATGCTCATGAACATGTGCAAAATGAAAAAAATATACCTCTGCTTCAAAAAGCTATGGAAGATTGTCAGATTAAAAAGATGGTATTACTGGGAACCTCTGATTTTACCTTTTTCTTAAATCCTGATTATGGCTTTACCGGTTACGAGGAAAACAACGAGTTTATTATTAAATTGAGTCAAGAATATCCTGATAAATTTGCTGCCTTGGTAACTCTGGATCCCTGTGATGAAAATAAGATGGTAAAATTAAAAAATTATATAAAGAATGGAGTAGCCGGGGTCAAACTATATAATGGACATGGTAGTTTTTATGATTTATTTTTTCAGATGTCTCTAATTGATTCTGGAATGATGGAAATATATGCTTATTGTGAACAAGAACACATTCCTATACTTTATCATATTAATATTGGACGTTTTTCAACAGAATTTGAGCATATTTTACAGGAATTTCCACAATTAACCATAATTGCTCCTCATTTTATGCTCTCAACCAGTAATTTGACTCGCTTAGATTATTTTATGCGAGAATATCCCCAATTATATCTTGATATTAGCTTTGGATATCCCGATTTCTTAGTTGCTGGATTTGGTAGAATTTCCAATAATTATAGTGCATTTCATGACTTTATGGTAACTTATAAGGATAGAATAACCTATGGAACTGATCTAGTGATAACTACCTATAGAGCCAAGAATAGGGCTTTTATTGATGATGTACATTTAGCTTATATGGATTTACTGGAAAAAGAAGACTTTATCCTTCCTTCCAGCATATATAACATGATGTCAAAAGATGCTCGTAATAATGTTGATACATCCAGAGTTTATCGAGGTTTAAATCTTGATGATGAGACATTGAGAATGATTTATCATGATAATGCAGAACGGTTATTTTTTAGTAAATAA